Proteins co-encoded in one Cetobacterium somerae ATCC BAA-474 genomic window:
- a CDS encoding MetQ/NlpA family ABC transporter substrate-binding protein → MKILKILKVVIFLVLSTVGFLGCGNSSDDSSTTEKKVVKLGINGDENVIWENVRDQLAKENIELKFINFADYIRPNLALQDKEIDINAFQTEIYFDNFKKEHKLSIVNLGYTVLAPMGIYSKKLTDLSQLKDGAVVAIPNDSSNGGRALLLLQDAGLISVNKDAGAFPRVKDIIENPKNIKIVELVATQIPRSIEDVDVAAINNGVAVQAGYSPLVDSIFIEDFKNERLKPYFNIIASRDDNQNKPEIKRVLEVYQTAENKKIIDDYYKGSSIAVF, encoded by the coding sequence ATGAAAATATTAAAGATTTTAAAGGTAGTTATATTTTTGGTGTTATCAACAGTAGGATTTTTAGGATGTGGGAACTCATCAGATGATTCATCAACAACAGAGAAAAAAGTAGTAAAACTAGGAATTAATGGAGATGAAAATGTAATCTGGGAAAATGTAAGAGACCAACTTGCAAAAGAGAATATAGAACTAAAGTTTATAAATTTTGCAGACTATATAAGACCAAATTTGGCTCTTCAAGATAAGGAAATAGATATAAATGCATTTCAAACAGAGATATATTTTGACAATTTTAAAAAGGAACATAAGTTATCAATAGTTAATTTAGGATATACAGTATTAGCTCCAATGGGGATTTATTCTAAAAAATTAACGGATTTATCTCAGTTAAAAGATGGAGCAGTAGTAGCTATTCCAAATGACAGCTCAAATGGTGGAAGAGCACTACTTTTACTTCAGGATGCAGGGCTTATAAGTGTAAATAAAGATGCAGGAGCTTTTCCAAGAGTTAAAGACATTATAGAAAATCCAAAGAATATAAAAATAGTTGAGTTAGTAGCAACTCAAATTCCAAGATCAATAGAAGATGTAGATGTTGCGGCTATAAATAATGGTGTTGCTGTTCAAGCTGGATATTCACCATTGGTAGATTCAATCTTTATTGAAGATTTTAAAAATGAGAGATTAAAGCCATATTTTAATATAATAGCTTCAAGAGATGATAATCAAAATAAACCAGAGATAAAAAGAGTTTTAGAAGTTTATCAAACTGCTGAAAATAAAAAAATAATAGATGATTATTATAAAGGGTCTTCAATAGCTGTATTTTAG
- a CDS encoding sugar O-acetyltransferase: MRTEREKMIAGEMYNPNDEQLVKDKEAAKRFCREYNLTDDTNYDLRKKMIQSFLGKTGKDLHIESNFRVEYGYNIEIGENFYSNYDCLLLDICPIIIGANAMLAPGVHIYSATHPIDPMERNSGKEFGKPVKIGDNVWIGGRSVIAPGVTLGNNVVVAAGSVVTKSFPDNVVIGGNPAKIIKNIEVK; encoded by the coding sequence ATGAGAACTGAAAGAGAAAAGATGATAGCTGGGGAAATGTATAACCCTAATGATGAACAGTTGGTGAAAGATAAAGAGGCTGCTAAGAGATTTTGTAGAGAATATAATTTAACAGATGATACAAATTATGATTTAAGAAAAAAAATGATTCAAAGCTTTTTAGGAAAAACAGGAAAGGATTTACATATTGAATCAAATTTTAGAGTTGAATATGGATATAATATTGAAATTGGAGAAAATTTTTATTCAAACTATGATTGCTTACTCTTAGATATTTGTCCAATTATAATTGGCGCTAACGCTATGTTAGCTCCGGGAGTTCATATTTATTCTGCAACACATCCAATAGATCCAATGGAAAGAAATTCAGGAAAAGAGTTTGGGAAGCCAGTAAAAATTGGTGATAATGTTTGGATAGGAGGAAGATCTGTTATAGCTCCAGGAGTAACCTTAGGAAATAATGTCGTAGTAGCTGCAGGATCTGTTGTTACGAAAAGTTTTCCTGATAATGTTGTAATAGGTGGAAATCCAGCAAAAATAATAAAAAATATAGAGGTTAAATAA
- a CDS encoding dihydrolipoyl dehydrogenase family protein has product MYDTIIIGGGAGGLTTSIGLASAGKKVLLIEKDHLGGECTWGGCVPSKSFISASKTASTLTEALEMALKNVHAIGDSELPHISNFKNIDFVKGEGTFIDKNTILVNGQQYIGKYIVISTGSSPFIPNIKGLDKVKYLANHNFFYEKGDYKSITLIGAGVISLELAFPLKKLNIDVTILEKSDIFLPMMEAEVRDFYLNKLKEAGINLILNCTSMEIENIDNNILIKTNNGDFLSEKIFISAGRTPNIQSLNLNKTKIKYDAKGVSVDEFMRTSEKNIFAIGDIASSFKFSHVAGYQGEIVVRNILFPYIMKKIDYSFIPWTLFGDIEVSKVGLNEEDAHKKYKKTYIYSLDLNNERSLITFEKAFFLKIICDNRFNIVGATCIGERAGEIIGFLQLMIGNKVKFYKVMNSVQAYPTYTYYIRNLAKKAYIDYLRTFLP; this is encoded by the coding sequence ATGTATGATACAATTATAATTGGAGGTGGAGCAGGCGGACTTACAACTTCAATTGGTCTTGCTTCTGCTGGAAAAAAGGTTCTTTTAATTGAAAAAGATCATTTGGGTGGTGAATGTACTTGGGGTGGATGTGTTCCATCTAAAAGTTTTATATCTGCATCTAAAACTGCTTCAACTTTGACAGAAGCTCTAGAAATGGCTCTTAAAAATGTTCATGCTATTGGCGATAGTGAACTCCCTCATATTTCTAACTTCAAAAATATAGATTTTGTAAAAGGTGAAGGAACTTTTATTGATAAAAATACTATTTTAGTTAATGGACAACAATATATTGGAAAATATATTGTTATTTCTACAGGAAGTTCACCTTTTATTCCTAATATAAAAGGATTAGATAAAGTTAAGTACTTAGCAAATCATAACTTCTTTTATGAAAAAGGTGATTATAAAAGCATTACTTTAATTGGTGCTGGAGTAATCTCTTTAGAGCTAGCTTTTCCTCTTAAAAAATTAAATATAGATGTAACTATTCTTGAAAAATCCGATATTTTTCTGCCTATGATGGAAGCTGAAGTGAGAGATTTTTATCTTAATAAATTAAAAGAAGCAGGAATCAATTTAATATTAAATTGCACATCTATGGAGATTGAAAATATAGATAATAATATTCTAATAAAAACTAATAATGGTGATTTTTTAAGTGAAAAAATATTTATCTCTGCTGGTAGAACTCCAAATATACAGAGTCTTAATTTAAATAAAACTAAAATTAAGTATGATGCAAAAGGAGTCTCTGTAGATGAATTTATGAGAACATCTGAAAAAAATATATTTGCAATTGGTGATATAGCCTCTTCTTTCAAATTTTCACATGTGGCTGGTTACCAAGGAGAAATTGTTGTGAGAAATATTCTTTTCCCATATATTATGAAAAAGATAGATTACTCTTTTATTCCTTGGACACTTTTTGGAGATATTGAAGTTTCTAAAGTTGGTTTAAATGAGGAGGATGCTCACAAAAAATATAAAAAAACCTATATTTATTCTCTAGATCTGAATAACGAAAGAAGTTTAATTACATTTGAAAAAGCATTTTTTCTAAAAATTATTTGTGATAATAGATTTAATATTGTCGGTGCTACTTGTATTGGTGAACGAGCTGGTGAAATTATTGGTTTCTTACAACTAATGATTGGAAATAAAGTAAAATTTTATAAAGTTATGAATTCTGTACAAGCATATCCAACATATACGTATTATATTAGAAATTTAGCTAAAAAAGCTTATATTGATTATCTAAGAACTTTTTTACCTTAA
- a CDS encoding M20 family metallopeptidase — MEKKIIDFLDSNRDIFIDLSQKIHQHPEIGNEEYFAADLLTKFLEEKGFDVERNIAGHETGFIARKQSKNGEYPKIAFLAEYDALPNLGHACGHNIIGAISIAGAVGLGELLDNVSGEVIVYGCPSEEGGENGSSKGSFVRENLFEGVDVAMIIHPGSEHSITKKSLAVNPLDFEFFGQSSHAAGSPENGKNALDALLHFFNGIATLRQHVKSDVKIHGIITHGGDAPNIIPDYTKARFYIRSSTKEGCDDVTEKVEAIANGAALMTGCRVKVSSFQNRVDNLIPTRYFDELYVETMKKLGVEVSMDSKKGMGSTDVGNVSQIIPTIHPNIKICDCNVFGHTHEFAKAAGSIKGDEAVILGGKALALLGLDLILNKEKLENIKENFLSR, encoded by the coding sequence ATGGAAAAGAAAATAATAGATTTTTTAGATAGTAATAGAGATATTTTTATAGATCTTAGTCAAAAAATACACCAACATCCTGAGATTGGAAACGAAGAGTATTTTGCAGCGGATTTATTAACAAAGTTTTTAGAAGAAAAAGGATTTGATGTTGAAAGAAATATAGCAGGACATGAGACAGGGTTTATAGCTAGAAAGCAATCTAAAAATGGAGAGTATCCTAAAATAGCTTTTTTAGCTGAATATGATGCACTTCCAAATCTAGGTCATGCTTGTGGTCATAATATAATAGGAGCAATAAGTATTGCTGGAGCAGTTGGATTAGGTGAGTTATTAGATAATGTTTCGGGTGAAGTTATCGTTTACGGTTGTCCTTCAGAAGAGGGAGGAGAGAACGGAAGTTCTAAGGGCTCTTTTGTTCGTGAAAATCTTTTTGAAGGGGTGGATGTTGCAATGATAATACATCCAGGAAGCGAGCATTCAATAACAAAGAAGAGTTTAGCAGTAAATCCTTTGGATTTTGAATTCTTTGGGCAATCATCTCATGCTGCAGGTTCTCCTGAAAATGGTAAAAATGCTTTAGATGCATTACTACATTTTTTCAACGGAATTGCAACACTTAGACAACATGTTAAATCAGATGTAAAAATTCATGGAATAATAACTCATGGAGGAGATGCACCAAATATAATTCCAGATTACACTAAGGCTAGATTTTACATTAGATCTTCGACAAAAGAGGGGTGTGATGATGTTACAGAAAAAGTAGAAGCTATAGCTAACGGTGCAGCACTTATGACAGGATGTAGAGTAAAGGTCTCAAGTTTCCAAAATAGAGTTGATAATCTTATACCAACGAGATATTTTGATGAACTTTATGTAGAAACTATGAAAAAATTAGGAGTAGAAGTTTCTATGGATTCAAAAAAAGGAATGGGATCAACTGATGTGGGGAATGTGAGTCAGATAATACCAACAATTCATCCTAATATAAAAATTTGTGATTGTAATGTTTTTGGTCATACCCATGAATTTGCAAAAGCAGCTGGGTCTATTAAAGGAGATGAAGCTGTTATATTAGGAGGGAAAGCTTTAGCTTTATTAGGGTTAGATTTAATTTTAAATAAAGAAAAATTAGAGAATATAAAAGAAAATTTTTTATCAAGATAA
- a CDS encoding methionine ABC transporter permease, whose translation MEEKLYSYLGNVIKYQDEMVRAMGETLTMVAIAGTVSTLIGTIMGIVLVITRKGGILENSLINNILGKFINIFRSIPFVILLAALIPVTRFFMGTTIGLKGAIVPLIFGSAPFVARQIESALLSVDSGVIEAAYAMGSSPFEIIYRVLLREALPEIIYALIITTVSLIGFSAVAGTVGGGGLGDFAIRYGYQHFKTDIMVVTIIILVSLITFIQWSGEKILKKIKR comes from the coding sequence ATGGAAGAAAAATTATATAGTTATTTAGGAAATGTAATAAAGTATCAAGACGAAATGGTTCGTGCCATGGGAGAAACACTAACAATGGTTGCTATAGCAGGAACTGTTTCAACATTAATTGGAACAATTATGGGAATAGTTTTAGTTATAACTAGAAAAGGTGGAATTTTAGAAAATAGTTTAATTAATAATATTTTAGGAAAATTTATAAATATTTTTAGATCAATTCCATTTGTAATTTTATTAGCAGCTTTAATTCCTGTAACAAGGTTTTTTATGGGAACAACTATTGGTTTAAAAGGAGCAATTGTTCCTCTTATATTTGGGTCAGCTCCATTTGTTGCAAGACAAATAGAATCGGCATTATTAAGTGTTGATTCAGGAGTAATAGAAGCAGCCTACGCAATGGGATCTTCTCCGTTTGAAATAATTTATAGAGTATTATTGAGAGAAGCATTACCAGAGATTATTTATGCTCTTATTATAACTACAGTTAGTTTAATTGGATTTTCAGCTGTAGCAGGAACAGTTGGTGGCGGCGGTCTTGGTGACTTTGCTATTAGATATGGATATCAACATTTTAAAACAGATATCATGGTAGTAACGATTATAATTTTGGTAAGCTTGATAACTTTTATACAATGGTCGGGAGAAAAAATATTAAAAAAAATAAAACGTTAG
- a CDS encoding methionine ABC transporter ATP-binding protein: MIQLKKIIKTYENKGQSIEALKELSFDFKKGEITGIIGYSGAGKSTLLRCINLLETPSSGEIIIDGVILNKLESKDLRETRKKIGMIFQHFNLMRSRNVFKNIAYPLKGSGLSKKEIEERVDELLDLVGLKDKKYSYPSQLSGGQKQRVGIARALANRPNLILCDEATSALDPETTVSILKLLKKINRELGVTIVLITHQMEVIKEICDSVIVMEEGIIKEAGDVINIFSRPKEPITKRFLSSIFNTEKINSYLENMLVKQNEKIIKLSYVGNNTEEAYISRVSREYNIDASILFGNIEIIKETPIGNLVIKLGGDEKNIIDSIEYLNKNQIYVEVLKNGRKII; the protein is encoded by the coding sequence ATGATACAACTAAAGAAGATTATTAAAACTTATGAAAATAAAGGTCAAAGTATTGAAGCTTTAAAAGAGTTATCTTTTGATTTTAAGAAAGGAGAGATAACTGGAATAATAGGGTATTCGGGAGCTGGAAAAAGTACTCTACTTAGATGCATAAATCTTTTAGAAACACCAAGTTCGGGAGAAATTATAATAGATGGAGTTATTTTAAACAAATTAGAATCTAAAGATTTAAGAGAAACTAGAAAAAAAATAGGAATGATATTTCAGCATTTTAATCTTATGAGAAGTAGAAATGTTTTTAAAAATATAGCATACCCTCTTAAAGGTAGTGGTCTTTCTAAAAAAGAGATAGAAGAAAGAGTTGATGAACTTTTAGATTTAGTTGGATTAAAAGATAAAAAATACAGTTACCCATCTCAGCTTAGTGGAGGACAAAAACAAAGAGTAGGAATAGCGAGAGCTTTAGCAAATAGACCAAATTTGATTTTATGTGATGAAGCTACATCAGCGTTAGACCCTGAAACAACAGTTTCTATTCTAAAATTACTAAAAAAAATAAATAGAGAATTAGGAGTAACAATAGTTCTTATCACTCATCAAATGGAAGTTATAAAAGAAATTTGTGATAGTGTTATTGTCATGGAAGAGGGTATTATCAAAGAAGCAGGAGATGTAATCAATATTTTTTCAAGACCCAAAGAGCCAATAACAAAGAGATTTTTATCATCTATTTTTAATACAGAGAAAATAAATAGCTACTTAGAAAATATGTTAGTTAAACAAAATGAAAAAATAATAAAACTATCTTATGTTGGAAATAATACAGAGGAAGCTTATATTTCAAGAGTTTCTAGGGAGTACAACATTGATGCTAGTATTTTATTTGGAAATATAGAGATTATAAAAGAGACTCCAATTGGAAACTTAGTTATAAAACTAGGAGGAGATGAAAAAAATATTATAGATTCAATAGAGTATTTAAATAAAAATCAAATATATGTGGAGGTTTTAAAAAATGGAAGAAAAATTATATAG